A single Xenopus laevis strain J_2021 chromosome 3S, Xenopus_laevis_v10.1, whole genome shotgun sequence DNA region contains:
- the LOC108703512 gene encoding histidine N-acetyltransferase: MAEKSLLDVQIVPATASDYDEVLSISDGIYNGVDYLPFRYHEWVRDPQRRMFVAKSGGKVVGFGSYLLVDGGVTAVVQGLRIAPWMRGYGIAGVMQQFCFDVLRSEHPEVPKVRLTRGEDPPAAKLNKYRLVHSKAVISVVIPNDQLEDTIKLLKQRVENVDGKAPVFSRSPEEVRSWFENSFNAEGLFPKGILVQDWLPLSNHRSNLELLLQRGVLWCYSNFLKSSTYNSLHANQEPTSASLPHSSSLPNTFITSDSTCEFLSLGTPPISVPLEDGMHRYDIDLFGIDPVAAKAHILHQLTEALRVLPRDGGMVCLLYVEEILRAELTQFCQGITPFLLVKEQLVLEMDI; encoded by the exons ATGGCTGAGAAGTCCCTTCTGGACGTGCAGATTGTTCCCGCCACTGCCAGTGACTATGACGAGGTTCTGTCCATCTCGGATGGAATATACAATGGAGTTGACTACCTGCCGTTTAGGTACCATGAATGGGTGAGAGACCCCCAACGGAGGATGTTTGTGGCCAAGTCTGGAGGGAAagtg GTGGGGTTTGGCTCCTACCTGCTGGTAGATGGTGGTGTGACAGCTGTGGTGCAAGGTCTCCGCATTGCCCCCTGGATGAGAGGTTATGGGATTGCTGGGGTAATGCAACAGTTTTGCTTTGATGTCCTACGCTCCGAGCACCCTGAGGTCCCCAAAGTTCGTCTAACAAGGGGAGAAGATCCTCCAGCTGCCAAGCTGAACAAATACCGTCTAGTGCATTCCAAG GCAGTTATCTCAGTGGTGATTCCTAATGACCAACTGGAAGATACAATCAAGTTGCTGAAGCAGAGGGTGGAGAATGTCGATGGGAAAGCTCCTGTTTTTTCCAGGAGCCCAGAAGAAGTTCGAAGTTGGTTTGAAAATTCCTTTAATGCAGAAGGGCTGTTTCCCAAGGGGATTCTTGTCCAAGATTGGCTTCCCCTTTCCAACCACAGATCCAACCTAGAGTTACTGCTGCAACGCGGGGTTCTCTGGTGTTATTCCAACTTCTTAAAATCCAGCACCTATAATTCTCTTCATGCAAACCAAGAGCCCACTTCAGCCTCCCTTCCTCATTCTTCCAGCCTTCCCAACACCTTTATTACTTCTGATAGCACCTGTGAGTTCCTCAGCCTGGGCACTCCTCCAATCTCTGTGCCCCTCGAGGACGGTATGCACCGTTATGACATTGATCTCTTTGGAATCGATCCTGTAGCTGCTAAAGCCCATATTCTACACCAGCTGACGGAGGCACTAAGAGTTCTACCAAGAGATGGTGGCATGGTCTGTTTGCTGTATGTAGAAGAAATCCTCCGAGCTGAACTTACTCAGTTTTGCCAAGGGATAACGCCTTTCCTTTTAGTAAAGGAACAGCTTGTTCTGGAGATGGATATATAA
- the LOC108703511 gene encoding histidine N-acetyltransferase: protein MAEKSLLDVQIVPATASDYDEVLSISDGIYNGVDYLPFRYHEWVRDNQRRMFVAKSGGKVVGFDSYLLVDGGVTAVVQGLRVAPWMRGYGIAGVMQQFCFDVLRSEHPEVSKVRLTRGEDPPAAMLNKYRLVHSKAVISVVIPNDQLEDTIKLLKQRVENVDGKAPVFSRSPEEVRSWFENSFNAEGLFPKGILVQDWLPLSNHRSNLELLLQRGVLWCYSNSLKSSTYNSLHANQEPTSASLPHSSSLPNTFITSDSTCEFLSLGTPPISVPLEDGMHRYDIDLFGIDPVAAKAHILHQLTEALRVLPRDGGMVCLLYVEEILRAELTQFCQGITPFLIVKEQLVLEMDI, encoded by the exons ATGGCTGAGAAGTCCCTTCTGGACGTGCAGATTGTTCCCGCCACTGCCAGTGACTATGACGAGGTTCTGTCCATCTCAGATGGAATATACAATGGAGTTGACTACCTGCCGTTTAGGTACCATGAATGGGTGAGAGACAACCAACGGAGGATGTTTGTGGCCAAGTCTGGAGGGAAAGTG GTGGGGTTTGACTCCTACCTGCTGGTAGATGGTGGTGTGACAGCTGTGGTGCAAGGTCTCCGCGTTGCCCCCTGGATGAGAGGTTATGGGATTGCTGGGGTAATGCAACAGTTTTGCTTTGATGTCCTACGCTCCGAGCACCCTGAGGTCTCCAAAGTTCGTCTGACAAGGGGAGAAGATCCTCCAGCCGCCATGCTGAACAAATACCGTCTAGTGCATTCCAAG GCAGTTATCTCGGTGGTGATTCCTAATGACCAACTGGAAGATACAATCAAGTTGCTGAAGCAGAGGGTGGAGAATGTCGATGGGAAAGCTCCTGTTTTTTCCAGGAGCCCAGAAGAAGTTCGAAGTTGGTTTGAAAATTCCTTTAATGCAGAAGGGCTGTTTCCCAAGGGGATTCTTGTCCAAGATTGGCTTCCCCTTTCCAACCACAGATCCAACCTAGAGTTACTGCTGCAACGCGGGGTTCTCTGGTGTTATTCCAACTCCTTAAAATCCAGCACCTATAATTCTCTTCATGCAAACCAAGAGCCCACTTCAGCCTCCCTTCCTCATTCTTCCAGCCTTCCCAACACCTTTATTACTTCTGATAGCACCTGTGAGTTCCTCAGCCTGGGCACTCCTCCAATCTCTGTGCCCCTCGAGGACGGTATGCACCGTTATGACATTGATCTCTTTGGAATCGATCCTGTAGCTGCTAAAGCCCATATTCTACACCAGCTGACGGAGGCACTAAGAGTTCTACCAAGAGATGGTGGCATGGTCTGTTTGCTGTATGTAGAAGAAATCCTCCGAGCTGAACTTACTCAGTTTTGCCAAGGGATAACGCCTTTCCTTATAGTAAAGGAACAGCTTGTTCTGGAGATGGATATATAA